In Candida dubliniensis CD36 chromosome 6, complete sequence, the following are encoded in one genomic region:
- a CDS encoding 2'-O-ribose RNA methyltransferase, putative (Similar to S. cerevisiae SBP1;~In S. cerevisiae: encodes an AdoMet-dependent methyltransferase involved in rRNA processing and 60S ribosomal subunit maturation; methylates G2922 in the tRNA docking site of the large subunit rRNA and in the absence of snR52, U2921; suppressor of PAB1 mutants) yields MGKQQKKHSKGRLDRYYYLAKEKGYRARSSFKIVQINEKYGHFLEKSKVVIDLCAAPGSWCQVASQLCPVNSLIIGVDIVPIKPLPNVITFQSDITTEDCRSRLRGHMKTWKADTVLHDGAPNVGLGWVQDAFTQSQLTLQALKLAVENLTAGGTFVTKIFRSRDYNNLMWVFQQLFEKVEATKPPASRNVSAEIFVVCKGFKAPKKLDPRLLDPKEVFEELGNEKQNNEAKIFNPEKFSSQRQRQGYEEGDYTLFHTMPIMDFIKEDDPINQLGSLNKFELPAKDDHEWKILSKLKLCTPELLECIKDLKVLGRKEFKMILKFRKQARDILGIDKDDEDNDKAEIEVEPLTEEQKIDQELQDLMERQKQKAKRAKKNANELKQKEIVRNQMNMLTDMNIGIEAAQIGADSLFNLKTAEKTGQLDKLAKGKKKMIFNDEELAKDNEIHIDENEEVEDSADELDELENQLDDMYHQYQARKAERDANYRAKQARGDANDEAWNGIEDDDDQDEDVESGKDYEMESESDSDSDDDEHIRLIAEKKSNGLSKTARSFFASDSIFNELGDDAILEEVQNRTNNTNGKVVEPVTENNSEPVDDDDDSNGDDDDDDSDFEIVPNQESDDDESMDSDDESNNVKSATHHKQKVDLATVEAMTLAHQVALGQKNKHDLIDEGINRYSFRDKDNLPDWFVDDEKRHSKIVKPITKEAALAIKEKQKQLNARPIKKVLEAQGRKKMRALRRLEKIKKKSDLINEDSGKSERDKADEIQKLMKKLSKKQKQKPKTTVVVARGSNRGLSGRPKGVKGKYKMVDGVMKNEQRALKRIAKKHKK; encoded by the coding sequence ATGggtaaacaacaaaagaaacatAGTAAAGGTCGTTTAGATAGATACTATTATCTTGCCAAAGAAAAGGGATACCGTGCCCGTTCTTCCTTTAAAATTGTacaaattaatgaaaaatatggCCATTTTTTAGAGAAATCCAAAGTAGTTATTGATTTGTGTGCTGCACCAGGTTCATGGTGTCAAGTAGCATCACAACTATGCCCAGTCAACTCGTTGATTATTGGGGTCGATATTGTCCCTATTAAACCTTTGCCCAATGTTATCACTTTCCAATCAGATATCACCACCGAGGATTGTCGAAGTCGTTTAAGAGGTCACATGAAGACTTGGAAAGCTGATACTGTTTTACATGATGGTGCACCTAACGTTGGTCTTGGTTGGGTTCAAGATGCATTTACACAATCTCAATTAACTTTACAGGCTTTGAAATTGGCAGTGGAAAATTTGACTGCGGGGGGTACATTTGTCACCAAGATTTTCCGATCAAGagattataataatttaatgtGGGTATTCCAGcaattgtttgaaaaagTCGAGGCAACAAAACCACCAGCTTCACGTAATGTATCAGCAGAAATTTTTGTGGTGTGCAAGGGATTCAAAGCTCCTAAAAAATTGGATCCTCGATTATTAGATCCAAAAGAAGTTTTCGAAGAATTAGGTAATGAAAAGCAGAATAATGAAGCTAAAATTTTCAACCCAGAAAAATTTAGTAGTCAAAGACAAAGACAAGGTTATGAGGAAGGTGATTATACATTATTTCACACAATGCCCATTATGGATTTCATTAAAGAAGACGATCctataaatcaattgggttctttgaacaaatttgaattaCCAGCAAAGGACGATCATGAATGGAAGATTCTAAGTAAGCTCAAATTATGTACTCCCGAATTATTGGAGTGTATCAAAGATTTAAAGGTATTAGGAAGAAAAGAGTTCAAAATGATTCTCAAATTCAGAAAGCAGGCTAGAGATATACTTGGAATTGACAAAGATGATGAGGATAATGATAAAGCCGAAATAGAAGTAGAACCATTAAcagaagaacaaaaaattgaccAAGAATTACAGGATTTGATGGAGAGGCAAAAACAAAAGGCAAAACGTGCCAAGAAGAATGCcaatgaattgaaacaaaaggaaattgtaagaaatcaaatgaacATGTTAACTGATATGAATATTGGTATAGAAGCAGCTCAGATTGGGGCAGACTCTTTATTCAACTTAAAGACTGCAGAAAAGACAGGTCAATTAGATAAATTAGCCAaaggtaaaaaaaagatgattTTCAACGATGAAGAACTTGCCAAAGACAATGAAATacatattgatgaaaacgaagaagttgaagatTCTGCTGATGAGTTGGATGAATTGGAGAATCAATTGGATGATATgtatcatcaatatcaagCTAGAAAAGCTGAAAGAGATGCCAACTATCGTGCCAAACAAGCCAGAGGTGATGCTAATGACGAGGCTTGGAATGGTATTGAGGATGACGATGATCaagatgaagatgttgAGTCTGGAAAAGATTATGAAATGGAATCTGAATCAGATTCTGattctgatgatgatgagcATATAAGGCTTATAGCGGAGAAGAAGTCGAATGGGTTGTCTAAAACTGCCCGTAGCTTTTTTGCATCGGACTCGATCTTTAATGAGTTGGGAGACGATGCCATTTTGGAAGAAGTTCAAAACAGAACTAACAACACTAATGGGAAGGTGGTTGAACCAGTAACTGAAAACAATTCTGAACCAgtagatgatgatgatgacagTAACGgcgacgacgacgacgacgatagtgattttgaaattgtccCTAATCAAGAATCAGATGATGACGAGTCAATGGATTCTGATGATGAACTGAATAATGTTAAATCTGCAACCCATcacaaacaaaaagtaGATCTTGCGACAGTGGAAGCAATGACTTTAGCACATCAAGTTGCATTGGGACAAAAGAATAAACATGACTTAATTGATGAAGGTATCAATAGATATTCGTTTAGAGATAAGGATAATTTACCCGATTGGTTTGTGGATGATGAAAAGAGACATTCCAAGATAGTCAAACCAATCACCAAAGAAGCAGCCTTGGCgattaaagaaaaacagaaacaattgaatgCCAGACCTATTAAGAAAGTTTTGGAAGCTCAAGGTAGAAAGAAAATGCGTGCTCTTAGAAGGTTAGAAAagattaaaaagaaatctgatttgattaatgaaGATTCTGGTAAATCCGAAAGAGACAAAGCTGATGAAATtcagaaattgatgaagaaattgagtaagaaacaaaagcaaaaacCCAAGACTacggttgttgttgctcgTGGTTCTAATAGAGGACTTAGTGGAAGACCTAAAGGTGTCAAAGGTAAGTATAAGATGGTTGATGGTGTCATGAAGAATGAACAAAGAGCATTAAAGAGAATAGCCAAGAAGCACAAGAAGTAG
- a CDS encoding metalloprotease, putative (Similar to S. cerevisiae TMA108;~In S. cerevisiae: encodes a protein that associates with ribosomes and is a putative metalloprotease) yields MSDTSIPLSISNEYVPIEYHYKLDINHQKPNFNGVAIITIGKNDQQTSHVDKQSEEKPFSITLHANKLVLTSAIIGDKKLSIKYDKLQQRVTFSSPQTYSQLTTDNCLVMEVKYMGQIKTINTYKDETQGLFKTNFLDNDSGKSDNYILTTHFQPMGAKQVFPIIDELTHKPMIKLDLKTLKKFQVFCNGDENDVVFNDDDEWKTSKFVYSKPIHPAIMGFSVGDFTWQSSKTVKTNNIEDSVRVYAPSGEISKTNVALRIIEKYLPKLEAVFGKYPLNHIYFVAIPFLKDGVMENWSMINVIAPNLLIDENYSNNQDETQLTELIVHELVHQWIGNWVSFDSWSCLWFNEAFATWTARKIIGANTTHSNDEMLSRDCFYDDGDFKIGSIFQYMERNQSPGLNATTESIFSTNIYEKGIILLNMIDGIFEAESKDFLREFATKIIEEYQSKSIKIFDIWQKLNDDISIDLPSFVYSWTRSKGYPLLRVTHQETGNNPSKKKIAIEQHTYFHNMTTKEAAIEDTPYHIPLFIKAKTTDGNENNKKTKLINLMMTDRSIELDIDHQLININTGYKGYYRVLYDHFDVDNLSLMDPKDIIMIISDLGTVMGTPNSNSNDLINFISLMGDLLKSKEFNWEIWECALSYLEPIIDILRHFSEFDKFNNQWLSKFTGDLFNAIKWDNNSLDKISRNQYNSLEWKVRSSILQLNINNTSSTGEAAYKAAHKYYQNFMNSGINKKFTPKEILPAVFNVTMSKASMKEYKKVLELVKNANVSLLKQTNASQQDLQTLSLTSLSFVYGSGADVELVNKTLNFVNNNIDSKLIELGLIGFTFTNNQRVIDLVFHWFKLNYDNWIMRSLRKGSDWSKQIGITTQNIMKMIIMKMMSNNEENKLRLNEFIQLKLKTLPNHGLKELVDDWHLENEESVRIGSFYNDLCDHICLK; encoded by the coding sequence ATGTCAGACACACTGATACCATTGAGTATCTCTAATGAATACGTGCCAATTGAGTATCATTATAAATTGGACATCAATCATCAGAAACCCAACTTTAATGGTGTTGCGATAATtacaattggaaaaaacGACCAACAAACAAGTCATGTGGACAAACAATCTGAAGAAAAGCCTTTTAGTATTACCTTGCATGCCAATAAATTGGTGCTTACAAGTGCAATAATTGGTGATaagaaattatcaatcaaatatgACAAATTGCAACAAAGAGTGACATTTCTGAGTCCACAAACATACTCCCAATTAACCACTGATAATTGCTTGGTAATGGAAGTCAAGTACATGGGACAAATTAAAACCATCAATACTTATAAAGATGAAACCCAAGGGTTGTttaaaaccaattttttagATAACGATAGTGGAAAATCAGACAACTACATTCTTACCACACATTTTCAGCCAATGGGTGCCAAACAAGTTTTCCCTATTATTGATGAACTAACCCATAAGCCAATGATAAAGTtagatttgaaaactttgaaaaaatttcaagtaTTCTGTAATggtgatgaaaatgatgttGTATTcaacgatgatgatgaatggAAAACAAGTAAGTTTGTTTACTCAAAACCCATTCATCCCGCTATAATGGGATTTCTGGTTGGTGATTTTACTTGGCAACTGAGTAAAACAGTAAAGACGAATAATATTGAGGATTCAGTTAGAGTATATGCGCCATCGGGAGAGATATCCAAGACTAATGTGGCTTTAAGAATCATTGAGAAATATTTACCCAAATTGGAAGCAGTGTTTGGCAAATATCCATTAAATCATATATATTTCGTGGCCATTCCATTTTTAAAAGATGGGGTGATGGAGAATTGGTCTATGATTAATGTAATTGCTCccaatttgttgattgacGAAAACTATTCCAACAACCAAGATGAGACCCAATTAACTGAATTGATTGTTCATGAATTGGTCCACCAATGGATAGGAAACTGGGTTTCGTTTGATAGTTGGAGTTGTTTGTGGTTTAATGAAGCGTTTGCCACATGGACGGCACGCAAGATTATTGGTGCAAATACTACCCATAGCAACGATGAAATGTTATCTAGAGATTGCTtttatgatgatggtgattttaaaataggcagcatttttcaatatatgGAACGCAACCAGAGCCCTGGTTTAAATGCCACTACCGAATCAATATTCAGTACTAATATTTACGAAAAAGGTATAATTCTTTTGAATATGATTGACGGGATTTTTGAAGCAGAAAGTAAAGATTTCCTTAGAGAATTCGCtacaaaaataattgaagaataCCAGTCAAAGTCAATCAAAATCTTTGACATTTGgcaaaaattgaatgacGACATTTCGATTGACTTACCAAGTTTTGTTTACTCTTGGACAAGAAGTAAAGGGTATCCATTATTGAGAGTCACACATCAAGAAACTGGTAATAATCCATCGAAAAAGAAGATTGCTATTGAGCAACATACTTATTTCCATAATATGACGACCAAAGAAGCTGCAATCGAGGATACTCCCTATCATATTCCTTTATTTATCAAAGCCAAAACTACTGATGGTAacgaaaacaacaaaaaaactaaattgATCAACTTAATGATGACGGATCGATCTATTGAATTAGATATTGACcaccaattgataaatataaacacAGGCTATAAAGGTTATTATCGGGTATTGTATGATCACTTTGACGTTGATAATTTGTCGTTAATGGATCCAAAAGATattataatgataatttctGATTTGGGAACTGTCATGGGGACtccaaattcaaatagCAAcgatttaatcaattttatttctttgatgGGGGACTTGctaaaatcaaaagagTTTAATTGGGAGATATGGGAATGTGCCTTGAGTTATTTGGAACCAATTATCGATATCTTGCGTCATTTCAGcgaatttgataaatttaacAACCAATGGTTAAGCAAATTTACTggtgatttatttaatgcAATCAAATGGGATAATAATTCCTTAGATAAAATCTCGAGAAATCAGTACAATAGCTTAGAGTGGAAAGTTAGATCATCTATTTTGCAATTGAATATCAATAACACGAGCAGTACTGGTGAGGCAGCATACAAAGCGGCCCataaatattatcaaaattttatGAACTCAGGTATTAACAAGAAATTTACACCAAAAGAGATACTACCTGCTGTATTCAATGTTACCATGAGCAAAGCCTCGATGAAGGAATATAAAAAAGTTTTAGAGTTAGTTAAAAATGCCAATGTATCTcttttgaaacaaacaaatgcGAGCCAACAAGATTTGCAGACGTTAAGTTTGACAAGTTTATCGTTTGTGTATGGTTCTGGTGCAGATGTTGAGTTGGTTAATAAAACTTTGAACTttgtcaacaataatatagATTCCAAATTGATCGAATTAGGATTGATTGGGTTCACATTCACAAATAACCAACGAGTGATTGACCTTGTTTTCCATTGGTTCAAGTTAAATTATGATAACTGGATTATGAGGTCCTTACGTAAGGGAAGTGACTGGTCAAAACAAATTGGAATCACTACACAAAATATCATGAAGATGATTattatgaaaatgatgtctaacaatgaagaaaataaattaagattgaatgaatttatccaattaaaattgaaaactttacCAAACCATGGGttaaaagaattggttGATGATTGGCATTtggaaaatgaagaaagtGTTAGAATTGGCTCTTTCTATAATGATTTATGTGATCACATTTgtttgaaataa
- a CDS encoding exocyst complex component, putative (appears to be a fusion of orf19.74 and orf19.75;~Similar to S. cerevisiae SEC5;~In S. cerevisiae: encodes a 107kDa subunit of the exocyst complex (Sec3p, Sec5p, Sec6p, Sec8p, Sec10p, Sec15p, Exo70p, and Exo84p), which mediates polarized targeting of secretory vesicles to active sites of exocytosis), protein MFDLNASDEELKSKYGLRSMHPTEVGDVTYFDTAIPEDLSDLTPQQQYELLIKLVDLNQPLSKNKPDSNILLDLILRQDSSKAVRSSNKSLSQFENQAHKYNEDLKRIIESNSVHFVNTKWKIDNAMIDFMKSKTKAQQDRASARVFNPQRRSLTNKEGLTAELEDNINSLQANTSSMIQPIIESKAKEDKVVKMIEFTKANQNFFDLPNSLVHSLSLNNNEKFIDDYNRYIHERDRFLTVLNNRYRDQVLKLTHDNVNGKNHQALRTLEDDRKLQLTLISKVFKEIDTIAHNYRNKIYQEFLSLDHVASKTQSTSKFMSLVDNLSRLNLDDKMKNPIADFLTKQIEAIDKDFEYQVEKFDSKFLLMQNKLIDYIGSLNPERREGSHINYINEKYDTYKDEINSATQNGDKLMIIKEAFESNDSLDLSLINEAWLVLFNFINYLDNMVLSNLLKFLNNYVHYIKLGIDASGKIRDTAIELINKVVLIMMALFDDENNEKNQVESSPKNYKQFVPYYTNSLSTIYHLTKINSIVNKIINSFGNFVGTIGNISQYSETNKVMKSLKNSSTKINQKILEAICATWVNDCSQFYELEDWTLDKQNSKYNDRCSAKCTKLMNVIQCYQSYVLLKISSLVIHDQSSDYNVVAVYPSKRMLVSIEIQFMRSLNIIVDSMMKKYNLDRQNSQDSNINPDDSRNLQVFKILTMNNFDKLSRIIYPELLLQFDKSFDKDLSKQNLKLFADIDKASLTIIDDILNIEKLYIAQTVNRFFHTAGAKGSGNPPQALKVDGFVYEILIHFVKLINKIRPLTNEEVFVTIINELQLNLLKNIIDNTRQIPLKSSLSYVNLRLDANFILLVFEKSKLLQLNDSSYKYLQILLNEIDNKNNDIPSNEQFKYSKNNFDEILQLNMQDSANEFSCF, encoded by the coding sequence ATGTTTGATCTAAATGCAAGTGAcgaagaattgaaatcgAAATATGGTCTTCGAAGTATGCATCCTACAGAGGTTGGCGATGTAACTTATTTTGACACGGCAATACCCGAAGATTTGTCTGATTTGACACCTCAGCAACAATATGAATTACTTATTAAActtgttgatttaaatcAACCACTATCCAAAAACAAACCTGACTCAAACattttattggatttaattttaaGACAAGATTCTTCCAAGGCAGTAAGGAGTTCAAATAAATCCCTTtctcaatttgaaaatcaagcacataaatataatgaagATTTGAAACGAATAATTGAATCTAATTCTGTACACTTTGTCAATACCAAATGGAAAATTGACAATGCCATGATTGACTTTATGAAACTGAAAACCAAGGCACAACAAGACCGTGCCAGTGCCAGAGTATTTAACCCACAGAGACGAAGCTTAACCAACAAAGAAGGACTTACAGCTGAACTTGAGGATAACATTAATAGCCTACAAGCAAATACATCCTCTATGATTCAGCCTATTATTGAGAGTAAAGCCAAGGAGGATAAAGTAGTCAAAATGATTGAATTCACTAAGGccaatcaaaattttttcgaTTTACCAAATAGTTTGGTTCATTCTTTATCGCTTAACAACAATGAGAAATTCATTGATGACTATAACAGGTATATACATGAGAGAGACAGATTTTTGACTGTACTTAATAACAGATATAGAGATCAGGTTTTAAAGTTGACTCATGACAATGTCAATGGTAAAAACCACCAAGCACTTCGTACTTTGGAGGATGATCGAAAATTGCAGTTGACATTAATTCTGAAAGTTTTCAAAGAGATTGATACAATTGCACACAATTATAGAAACAAAATCTATCAAGAGTTTTTATCATTAGACCATGTGGCTAGCAAGACTCAGTCAACTTCGAAATTTATGTCTCTAGTGGATAACTTATCGCGGTTAAATCTCGAtgataaaatgaaaaaccCTATTGCTGATTTCTTAACCAAGCAAATTGAGGcaattgataaagattTTGAGTACCAAGTTGAGAAATTTGACAGTAAATTTTTGCTTATGCagaataaattaattgattacaTTGGGTCGTTAAACCCGGAAAGAAGAGAGGGGTCACATATAAACTATATTAATGAGAAGTATGATACTTATAAAGACGAAATTAATTCGGCTACTCAAAATGGTGACaaattaatgattattAAAGAGGCATTTGAAAGTAATGACTCCTTGGATTTGAGTCTTATCAATGAAGCTTGGTTAGtcttgtttaattttataaacTATTTGGATAATATGGTTCTATCAAATCTTTTAAAGTTTCTTAATAATTATGTTCATTACATCAAATTGGGGATAGATGCCCTGGGAAAAATTAGAGATACGgcaattgaattgattaataaagTTGTTTTGATTATGATGGCCTTATTTGATGACGAGAATAACGAAAAAAATCAAGTGGAGAGTTCACctaaaaattataaacaatttgTTCCATACTATACAAACTCTTTATCTACCATTTATCATTTGacaaaaatcaattctattgtcaataaaataatcaacagTTTTGGCAATTTTGTTGGTACAATAGGCAATATTAGCCAATATTCTGAGACTAATAAAGTGATGAaaagtttgaaaaattcatcCACGAAAATCAACCAAAAGATTCTTGAGGCAATTTGTGCTACTTGGGTCAATGATTGTTCTCAATTTTACGAATTAGAGGATTGGACTTTGGACAAGCAAAATAGTAAGTATAACGACAGGTGCAGTGCTAAATGCACTAAATTAATGAATGTTATTCAGTGCTACCAGCTGTAtgtattgttgaaaatatcTAGCTTGGTTATACATGACCAATCATCTGATTataatgttgttgctgtttaTCCTAGTAAGAGAATGTTAGTTTCTATTGAAATCCAGTTTATGAGAAGTTTGAacattattgttgattctatgatgaagaaatacAATTTGGATCGTCAGAATAGTCAAGACTCAAATATTAATCCTGATGACTCTAGGAATTTACAAGTTTTCAAGATATTGACTatgaataattttgataaattgtcGAGAATAATATACCCTGAATTGCTATTACAATTTGACAAGTCTTTTGATAAAGATTTACtgaaacaaaatttgaaattatttgcTGATATCGATAAGGCAAGTTTGACAATTATCgatgatattttgaatattgaaaaattatacaTTGCACAAACAGTCAATAGATTTTTCCATACTGCTGGTGCTAAGGGGTCTGGTAATCCACCACAAGCTTTAAAGGTCGATGGATTTGTATATGagattttaattcattttgtgAAGTTAATCAACAAGATTAGACCGTTGACAAATGAAGAAGTGTTTGTCACCATTATCAATGAGTTGCAActaaatttgttgaaaaatataattgacAATACTCGTCAAATACCTTTAAAGCTGTCCTTGTCGTATGTAAACTTGCGATTGGATGctaatttcattttacttgtttttgaaaaatcaaagcTCTTGCAATTGAATGATTCGAgttataaatatttacaGATTctattaaatgaaattgataacaaaaacaatGACATTCCAAGTAATGAGcaattcaaatattccaaaaataattttgatgagATTTTACAATTGAATATGCAAGATTCTGCCAATGAGTTTAGttgtttttaa